The sequence GACGATATAGTAATACCCCTCTTCGTCCATCCGGGCAAGGTCCCCTGTATAAAAAAAACCGTCGCGGATACTCTGCCGCGTGAGATCCGCATTCCTGCAGTATCCCTTCATGAGCCGCGGCGTCCGGATCGCAATTTCCCCAACCCGACCCGGAGCGACGTCCTTCCCCGCCTCGTCGACGATGCGTCCTTCGACCCCGAAGTCGGGCCTCCCGATCGAGCCGGGCTTGCGCAGGATATCGGCGTCATAGATGCACCAGGTCGCACCGCCGCCCGCCTCCGTTGTCCCATAGGTGTGGATCACGTTGCAGGGCAAGAGTTCCAGCAATCGGCTGAAAATATGGGGCGGCACGGGCTGAGCGCCGGTCGTCAGATATTTCCAGGAAGAGAGGTCGAACTGCCGCGGATCGATCTTCCCGGCCTCGATCTGGTTGATCAGGTCGACACACATCGGGACCACCGCCAGGAAGGCGTTTGCCTTCTCTTCCTCGATGGCCTCCAGGAGCCATTTGGGATCCCGGTATTCGCGTATGATGGTCCCGGTCGCGCCCACCACATAATAGGAAAACCACATGAACAGGCTTCCCGAATGATAGAGTGGAAGCACGATCAGGTAATTGTCGTCCACCGTCAGCGGAAGGCTCAAGCCGTTTCCGACGGCGGTCGCGCGCATGCTTCCGTGCGTGTGGATCACCGGTTTGGCATTCCCGGTCGTACCGGATGTGAACATAACCGCCAGGTCATCACCGTCCTGCATATCGACGATGCACTCTGACGTGTCGGTGGAGCGCTCGATCTCGGAGAACGGAGTCATCCCCTCCGGACAGACCTCCCCTTCGACGATAAACCGCCGGACGGTCTTGAGCCGCTCCCGGACGTTCTTGACGCGGTCAAGAAACTCAGGCCCGAACAGAAAAACCGACGGCTCGGCAATGTCCCCTGCATAGGCGATATCCGATTCGATGAATCGGAAATTCAAGGGGACGACCACGGCGCCTATCTTGATGATGCCGAAGTAGGTCATCAACCACTCGATCGAATTGTTGAATAGGTGCAAAACCCGGTCTCCCTTTTGAATCCCCAGATCCTTCCGTAGGAAGTTTCCGACTCTGTTGACCTCGGCGTTGAAATCGCTCCAGGTAAGCACCCGACGTCTGGTTCTGGCAGGGTGTCTTTCGATCAGGGCAGCCTTCCCGCTGTACTTGACGGCGTTCATGCGCAGGTAATCGGTAAAATTCATCTTCACCTCCTTATCGTCCAATCGGAAAAGACCCGCGGCCAATGCCGCCTTCCCTTTACGGGAGCAGCGTGC is a genomic window of Desulfatiglans anilini DSM 4660 containing:
- a CDS encoding class I adenylate-forming enzyme family protein: MNFTDYLRMNAVKYSGKAALIERHPARTRRRVLTWSDFNAEVNRVGNFLRKDLGIQKGDRVLHLFNNSIEWLMTYFGIIKIGAVVVPLNFRFIESDIAYAGDIAEPSVFLFGPEFLDRVKNVRERLKTVRRFIVEGEVCPEGMTPFSEIERSTDTSECIVDMQDGDDLAVMFTSGTTGNAKPVIHTHGSMRATAVGNGLSLPLTVDDNYLIVLPLYHSGSLFMWFSYYVVGATGTIIREYRDPKWLLEAIEEEKANAFLAVVPMCVDLINQIEAGKIDPRQFDLSSWKYLTTGAQPVPPHIFSRLLELLPCNVIHTYGTTEAGGGATWCIYDADILRKPGSIGRPDFGVEGRIVDEAGKDVAPGRVGEIAIRTPRLMKGYCRNADLTRQSIRDGFFYTGDLARMDEEGYYYIVDRKKDMITSGGENIYPVEIEEVLHEHPDVDDVAVIGYPDERFVEIVMAVVQLKEGRMVGAEEIIAFCKSRLAIYKVPRKVAFDQVPRNPTGKLLKTVLREKYSGAKEAFKMD